In a single window of the Cuculus canorus isolate bCucCan1 chromosome 25, bCucCan1.pri, whole genome shotgun sequence genome:
- the CCDC43 gene encoding coiled-coil domain-containing protein 43 yields the protein MAAPGGFAAWLAARLEPLGLDQGVYGAYIEGLLREAESAEERLEALRAVLAACLEEDLLNDVCREVVEKWSESQIVDAKEEKEDEIQALTSVMEKQARIVVKPKEVSQEEKQRKAALLAQYANVTDEEDDGDEQDGSTGTAVNIGSEKSLFRNTNVEDVLNARKLERELLRDEFQKKKEQDKLQREKDKLAKQERKEKEKKRTQKGERKR from the exons atggcggcgcccgGCGGGTTCGCGGCGTGGCTGGCGGCGCGGCTGGAGCCGCTGGGTCTGGACCAGGGCGTGTACGGGGCGTACATCGAGGGGCTGCTCCGCGAGGCCGAGAGCGCCGAGGAGCGCCTGGAGGCCCTGCGAGCTGTCCTGGCCGCCTGCCTG GAAGAAGATCTCTTGAATGATGTTtgcagggaggtggtcgagAAGTGGTCTGAATCTCAGATTGTTGATgccaaagaggagaaagaag ACGAGATCCAGGCCCTCACCAGCGTGATGGAGAAGCAAGCCAGGATTGTGGTGAAGCCAAAGGAGGTCTCCCAGGAGGAGAAGCAGCGGAAAGCTGCCCTCCTGGCCCAGTACGCCAACGTGACAGACGAGGAGGA TGACGGGGATGAACAGGATGGATCGACTGGAACAGCTGTAAATATTGGATCAGAAAAGT CGCTGTTCCGCAACACCAACGTGGAGGATGTCCTGAACGCTAGGAAACTGGAGCGGGAGCTGCTGCGTGATGagtttcagaagaagaaagagcaggaTAAACTCCAGCGAGAGAAGGACAAGCTGGCCAAGCAGGAGcggaaggaaaaggagaagaaaaggacacAGAAGGGCGAGCGGAAGCGGTAG